One genomic region from Bubalus kerabau isolate K-KA32 ecotype Philippines breed swamp buffalo chromosome 7, PCC_UOA_SB_1v2, whole genome shotgun sequence encodes:
- the LOC129657743 gene encoding LOW QUALITY PROTEIN: general transcription factor II-I-like (The sequence of the model RefSeq protein was modified relative to this genomic sequence to represent the inferred CDS: substituted 2 bases at 2 genomic stop codons): MAQVAVSALPVEDEESSERRMVVTFLMSALESMCKELAKSKAEVACIAVYETDVFVVGTERGRAFVNTRKDFQKDFVKYCVEEEEKAAEMHKIKSTAQTNRMSVDAVEIETLRKTVEDYFCFCYGKALGKSTVVPVPYEKMLRDQSAVVVQGLPEGVAFKHPENYDLATLKWILENKAGISFIIKRPFLEPKKHLGGRVMVTDAERSMLSPSGSCGPVKVKTEPSEDSGISLEMAAVTVKEESEDPDYYQYNIQGSHHSSEGNEGTEMEVPAEDDDYPPPAKRPKSSEPPQPPVTEPANAGKRKVREFNFEKWNAXITDLRKQVEELFERKYAQAIKAKGPVTIPYPLFQSHVEDLYVEGLPEGIPFRRPSTYGIPRLERILLAKERIRFVIKKHELLNSTREDLQLDKPASGVKEEWYARITKLRKMVDQLFCKKFAEALGSTEAKAVPYQKFEAHPNDLYVEGLPENIPFRSPSWYGIPRLEKIIQVGNRIKFVIKRPELLTHSTTEVTQPRTNTPGKEDWNVRITKLRKQVEEIFNLKFAQALGLTEAVKVPYPVFESNPEFLYVEGLPEGIPFRSPTWFGIPRLERIVRGSNKIKFVVKKPELVISYLPPGMASKINTKALQSPKRPRSPGSNSKVPEIEVTVEGPNNSNPQTSAVRTPTQTNGSNVPFKPRGREFSFEAWNAKITDLKQKVENLFNEKCGEALGLKQAVKVPFALFESFPEDFYVEGLPEGVPFXRPSTFGIPRLEKILRNKAKIKFIIKKPEMFETAIKESTSSSKSPPIKINSSPSVNTTASGVEDLNIIQVTIPDDDNERLSKVEKARQLREQVNDLFSRKFGEAIGMGFPVKVPYRKITINPGCVVVDGMPPGVSFKAPSYLEISSMRRILDSAEFIKFTVIRPFPGLVINNQLVDQNESEGPVIQESAEPAQVEVPATEEIKETDGNSQIKQEPDPTW; encoded by the coding sequence ATGGCCCAAGTAGCAGTGTCTGCCCTGCCTGTCGAAGACGAGGAGTCCTCAGAGAGGAGGATGGTGGTGACGTTCCTCATGTCTGCTCTTGAGTCCATGTGTAAAGAACTGGCCAAGTCCAAGGCGGAAGTGGCATGCATCGCAGTGTATGAAACAGATGTGTTTGTTGTTGGAACCGAGAGAGGACGTGCTTTTGTCAACACCAGAAAGGACTTTCAGAAAGATTTTGTAAAATACTGtgttgaagaagaagaaaaggctgcagagatgcataaaataaaatctacagCCCAGACAAATCGGATGAGTGTCGATGCTGTGGAAATAGAAACACTCAGAAAAACAGTTGAGGACTATTTCTGCTTTTGCTATGGGAAAGCTTTAGGCAAGTCAACAGTGGTGCCTGttccatatgaaaagatgctccgaGATCAGTCGGCCGTGGTGGTGCAGGGGCTTCCAGAAGGAGTAGCCTTCAAACACCCTGAAAACTATGATCTCGCAACCCTGAAGTGGATTTTGGAGAACAAAGCAGGGATTTCATTTATCATTAAAAGACCTTTCCTAGAGCCAAAGAAGCACCTAGGTGGTCGTGTGATGGTTACAGATGCTGAAAGGTCAATGTTATCTCCAAGTGGAAGCTGTGGCCCCGTCAAAGTAAAAACAGAACCCTCAGAAGATTCTGGCATTTCTCTGGAAATGGCCGCTGTGACAGTGAAAGAAGAATCTGAAGATCCTGATTACTATCAGTATAACATTCAAGGAAGCCATCATTCTTCAGAGGGCAATGAAGGAACAGAAATGGAAGTACCAGCAGAAGATGATGACTATCCTCCACCTGCCAAGAGACCAAAGAGCAGTGAACCTCCCCAGCCACCCGTCACAGAACCTGCGAATGCCGGCAAACGGAAAGTGAGGGAGTTCAACTTCGAGAAGTGGAATGCTTGAATTACTGATCTGCGTAAACAAGTTGAAGAGTTGTTTGAAAGAAAGTATGCTCAAGCTATAAAAGCCAAAGGACCTGTGACGATCCCGTACCCTCTTTTCCAGTCCCACGTGGAAGATCTTTATGTAGAAGGACTTCCAGAAGGAATCCCCTTTAGAAGGCCATCAACTTACGGAATCCCTCGCCTTGAGAGGATATTACTTGCAAAGGAAAGGATTCGTTTTGTGATTAAGAAGCATGAACTTTTGAATTCAACACGTGAAGACTTACAGCTTGATAAACCAGCTTCAGGAGTTAAGGAAGAGTGGTATGCCAGAATCACTAAGTTACGAAAGATGGTAGATCAGCTTTTCTGTAAAAAATTTGCTGAAGCCTTAGGGAGCACTGAAGCTAAGGCTGTACCTTACCAGAAATTTGAAGCACACCCTAATGACCTCTATGTGGAAGGACTGCCAGAAAACATTCCTTTCAGAAGTCCCTCGTGGTATGGGATCCCAAGGCTGGAAAAGATTATTCAAGTGGGCAATCGAATTAAATTTGTTATTAAAAGACCGGAACTTCTGACACACAGCACTACTGAAGTTACTCAGCCCAGAACGAATACACCAGGCAAAGAAGATTGGAATGTCAGAATTACCAAGCTACGGAAGCAAGTGGAAgagatttttaatttgaaatttgcTCAAGCTCTTGGACTCACAGAAGCAGTAAAAGTACCGTACCCGGTGTTTGAATCAAACCCCGAGTTCCTCTATGTAGAAGGCTTGCCAGAAGGAATTCCCTTTCGAAGCCCTACCTGGTTTGGAATTCCAAGACTGGAAAGGATTGTCCGTGGAAGTAATAAAATCAAGTTTGTTGTTAAAAAACCTGAACTAGTTATTTCCTACTTGCCTCCTGGAATGGCTAGTAAAATTAACACTAAAGCTTTGCAGTCCCCGAAAAGACCACGAAGCCCCGGGAGTAATTCGAAAGTTCCTGAAATTGAGGTCACTGTGGAAGGCCCTAATAATAGCAATCCTCAAACCTCAGCCGTTCGAACCCCTACCCAGACGAATGGTTCTAATGTTCCCTTCAAGCCTCGAGGGAGAGAGTTTTCCTTTGAGGCCTGGAATGCCAAAATCACAGACCTAAAACAGAAAGTTGAAAATCTTTTCAATGAAAAATGTGGTGAAGCTCTTGGCCTTAAACAAGCTGTGAAAGTGCCATTCGCGTTATTTGAGTCTTTCCCGGAAGACTTTTATGTGGAAGGCTTACCCGAGGGCGTGCCATTCTGACGACCGTCTACTTTTGGCATTCCAAGGCTGGAGAAGATACTCAGAAACAAAGCCAAAATTAAGTTCATCATTAAAAAGCCAGAAATGTTTGAGACTGCAATTAAGGAGAGCACCTCCTCATCTAAGAGCCctccaataaaaatcaattcaTCACCCAGTGTTAATACTACTGCATCAGGTGTTGAAGACCTTAACATCATTCAGGTGACAATTCCAGACGATGATAATGAAAGACTATCAAAAGTTGAAAAAGCTCGACAGCTAAGAGAGCAAGTTAATGACCTCTTCAGTCGAAAATTTGGTGAAGCCATTGGGATGGGTTTCCCCGTGAAGGTTCCTTACAGGAAAATCACAATTAACCCTGGCTGTGTGGTGGTTGATGGCATGCCCCCCGGAGTGTCATTCAAAGCCCCCAGCTATCTGGAAATCAGCTCCATGAGAAGGATCTTAGATTCTGCTGAGTTCATTAAATTCACAGTCATTAGACCATTTCCAGGACTTGTGATTAATAACCAGTTGGTTGATCAGAATGAGTCAGAAGGCCCAGTGATCCAAGAATCAGCTGAGCCAGCCCAAGTGGAGGTTCCTGCAACCGAAGAAATAAAGGAGACTGATGGAAACTCCCAAATCAAGCAAGAACCAGACCCTACGTGGTAG